One stretch of Lemur catta isolate mLemCat1 chromosome 2, mLemCat1.pri, whole genome shotgun sequence DNA includes these proteins:
- the MRPL28 gene encoding 39S ribosomal protein L28, mitochondrial, translated as MPLHKFPVGLWWRLRLRQGICARLPGHYLRSLEETRAPAPVHYRPHGAKFRVNPKNGQRERVEDVPIPLYFPPESQRGLWGGEGWILGHRYTNNDKLSKRVKKIWKPQLFERELYSEILDKKFTVTVTMRTLDLIDEAYGFDFYILKTPKEDLCSKFGMDLKRGMLLRLARQDPQLHPDDPERRAAIYDKYKEFAIPEAEAEWVGLTLEEAIEKQRLLEEKDPVPLFRVYVEELLQQLQQQALAEPAVVQKRASGK; from the exons ATGCCGCTGCACAAGTTCCCCGTCGGGCTGTGGtggcggctgcggctgcggcaGGGCATCTGCGCGCGCCTGCCGGGCCACTACCTGCGCTCGCTGGAGGAGACGCGCGCGCCCGCGCCCGTGCACTACCGGCCGCACGGGGCCAAGTTCAGGGTCAACCCCAAGAACGGGCAGCGGGAGCGCGTGGAGGACGTGCCCATTCCCCTCTACTTCCCCCCGGAGTCGCAGCGCGGGCTGTGGGGCGGCGAGGGCTGGATCCTGGGCCACAGATACACCAACAACGACAAG CTCTCgaagagggtgaagaagataTGGAAGCCACAGCTGTTTGAGCGTGAGCTCTACAGTGAAATCCTGGACAAGAAGTTCACGGTGACTGTGACCATGCGGACCCTGGATCTCATCGATGAGGCCTATGGGTTTGACTTCTACATCCTCAAG ACCCCAAAGGAGGACCTGTGCTCCAAGTTCGGGATGGACCTGAAGCGAGGGATGCTGCTGAGGCTCGCCCGACAGGACCCCCAGCTGCACCCGGACGACCCTGAGCGCAGGGCGGCCATCTATGACAAATACAAG GAGTTCGCCATCCCGGAGGCAGAGGCCGAGTGGGTCGGCCTGACGCTGGAGGAGGCGATAGAGAAGCAGAGGCTCCTGGAAGAGAAG GACCCTGTCCCTCTGTTCAGGGTCTACGTGGAGGAGCTGctccagcagctgcagcagcaggcgCTGGCGGAACCCGCGGTGGTGCAGAAGAGAGCCAGCGGGAAGTGA